The DNA segment CGTCCGAACGATCAGCATTCAGCACGTCGTCTCATTGAGGAATATATTGAATTTTACAATCATGAGCGTTTCCAAAAAAAACTCGGCGACCGTTCTCCAGTTGAGTACCGGAAAGCGATCGCCGCATAAATTGATCCTCTTTTTTTACTGTCTACTTGACAGGGGTAAGACCATGCTTTTTCTCTTTTTTCAATGCTCTTCACTGGCTGTGATCAAAGGAAAGACGTTAGTCCACTCGATTCAAAAAAAAATACTGAAAATGAAATTAGGCATGATGCCTATACTAAGCTTTCTGAAAAAGAGGATCTGGATGAAAAAGTAAAAAACAACAAAGACATTTTTGTTGCTGAACAATACAAACCTTACAACATTTCTGCTACAGTTACTTTTAATCACGGACAAGATGCAGATCGTATTGTATATGAAATTGTAATGGATAATTTTACTTCTGAACTAAAAAACGTAATTCAATCTTTTACTTTAGAACCTGCTATGATTAACTACTATCTAACAGGTGATCTCACATCTACCAATGCCTTGAATAATTCTGAAACAAATCTTTATCCAAATAAAGAACCTTTTGGGTTGAGCCTTTATCGAGGTTATGTCATTAATAATGAAACGATAACCATGTTAACAGATGACTCTTACCTAAATATGTATATAAAAATTTCATATGGTGATGAGACAAATAGAACTGAAGACTTCTGGTATATCAAGGCAACACCAACTGAAGAAGTCATTGATTATTTAAAGTCAATAGCCCAATAATTTGTTCATTCCATTATATATAATCCTGTTTTCAAAAACATTACTCTCCTCTTAAAGATAAGATATTCTTAATTAATAGAAAAAATCATTAATGATAACGAGCTAAAAATGCCCTTTAGCCTAATCCGTAAATTCTTAAGTGACTCCCTCCCCATAAATGAGGAGGGCAATCATCAACAACTTCTCTTTACAATATCTTCAGCTCTGTTTTGTACTGGATCAGTCCAGTGCCGATCCTGACGTTCAATCAACGCCTGTTCAACTTCAATACGTAACTCACTATGCTCATTTACTGCCTCAGAAAGTTCATCTATAGCCACCTCAAATTGCTGCTCAAAACCTGCTTCTACAAGTAACTTCTGGACCAATCGCTGTCGGAGAATCTCCTTTGCTTCATCCTGGAGCTTTCTTTGAAGGACAGCATCATTTGGAATGACTTTCTTATGTCCGTATTCCTCCATTTTGCTTTCCAGCCAATGAATAAATTGTGGTGTTGTCATCGCATTCAACTCAACCCGATTTTCTTGCAACCATTCTTCCCACTCATAGTTGATATAACTAGCTGTAGAACGATGGCGATTGCCTCGCTTGAAGCTCTCGACTTGCAGCCCCATAGTTATAGCCTCTTCCGGATCAAGTCCCAAGTTAATTACTTTAAACTTACGTCCAGGTCGGGAGATGGTTGAATGCTGTAATGTCTCGTAGATCATTGTCCCGGCTGCAAGGCATCATGGACGCAGAAAAACGTAATTTCCTCATCCGTTTCCCCCAATAAGTCAAAAACGTCTTTAACTGCACGATTCGCAAATCCTTTGGAGGTAATCAATGCGCAATCGTATCTCTCTGGAAACTTTACATCCTTCAAAGAAGCAAAAGAACCTGTTAGTTTCTTGTACGAGCCTCCGTGTGCAAAATTACCAGCTTGACCTAAAGAATTAGCCTTCACATGTGAATTCCCACTTCTTAAAATATCAAGTAGGTGCTTCGTCTGCTCAAATGACAGTTCATTTGATAATGGGTTAGCATCAAAAAAACTTTCAATATGACTCTGGGTGCTTTTATCTGTCTTATGAAAATAAGCAGCCAGAGATATTAAATCAATTTGAGCAGCATTACATACTTCATAAAATGCTTCAGACGTATACCAAAACGGCGACGTTTTTCCCTTAAAAGATTTATTATGACTTACGTTTGCCATTCGTATAGCAGCTTTTCCCCACGCCAAATCCTGTTCAGTAATTTGTATAGACCCCAGATTAATTTCTATTTTCGTGCCTAATCCATTCCAATCAGCGACATGCCGTTTGGTAGTGGTTCCATCCTCGTTAAAAGTCAAGGCATAGGTTTTCTGATACGTAGAGACTAGTAAATTCCCTCCGGTTGAGATGACGGCTCCTGTCACTACACGAAGCCCATTCCCTAAAGCCCCCCGACTAGGCAGCCTTAGTAGCTTGCTTGAAACCATAGGTCGGTTAATGGAGAAGTATGTCTCAATAAGGTCAGGATTAATTCCGTCTCCATGATCAGCAACAACAAAGCTATTTTGGTCGGTTTTATGAAGTTCACAGCTCCCCGAAATATCCAGTGCGTTATCTACGAGTTCCTTGACAACAAGCCTTGGAATATAGTCTCGATGCACCCCTGCCTTATACCAAGAATCTCACCAGCATTTACTAACCTTTTGGTCAACCCAATATCTTCAGGACTTGGAGTAGGATCGCCCGAAGGATGGTTATGAACACAAATGATGGATGCGGCCCCTTTAATAATCGCAGGCTTGAAGACTTCACGAGGATGTACGATTGCAGAATTTAAAGTACCTATGGAGATAACCTCTTTAGACAAAATTCGATTTTTTGTGTTTAAGACAAGGATCATGAAATGCTCCTTATCTAATCCGACTATATCGGCAGCTACCGCCTGAAAAACATCATCTGGTTTACGGACATAGTAATCTTTCTCGCCCTCTATTACTCTTCTAATTAGTTCCATCAATTTTTCTGCTTGTCTACGTCTTCTAGGTGGCAAAGCACTTAATTGAGCTTCCTTAACCATAAAATCATTCAGCATATTCTCCTTCCTTTTTATCCCAAGCCGCCTTACGGCGGTGTCGGAAATAAACACCGCCGTTTAACGCCGGGCGAGAGGCGAAATTTGATTTTATAAAATAGCAAAAAAGCCAATGACTACAGGAGAACCCTGTGCATCGGCTTTTAAAAAACGAAATCAGATATTTATAAACTGCCTACTACGAACGAGCCTCTGTCGCTCGTTCAGCCTTCATTTTAGCAATCGCTTCACTG comes from the Paenibacillus lentus genome and includes:
- a CDS encoding ATP-binding protein; protein product: MHRDYIPRLVVKELVDNALDISGSCELHKTDQNSFVVADHGDGINPDLIETYFSINRPMVSSKLLRLPSRGALGNGLRVVTGAVISTGGNLLVSTYQKTYALTFNEDGTTTKRHVADWNGLGTKIEINLGSIQITEQDLAWGKAAIRMANVSHNKSFKGKTSPFWYTSEAFYEVCNAAQIDLISLAAYFHKTDKSTQSHIESFFDANPLSNELSFEQTKHLLDILRSGNSHVKANSLGQAGNFAHGGSYKKLTGSFASLKDVKFPERYDCALITSKGFANRAVKDVFDLLGETDEEITFFCVHDALQPGQ
- a CDS encoding JAB domain-containing protein; translation: MLNDFMVKEAQLSALPPRRRRQAEKLMELIRRVIEGEKDYYVRKPDDVFQAVAADIVGLDKEHFMILVLNTKNRILSKEVISIGTLNSAIVHPREVFKPAIIKGAASIICVHNHPSGDPTPSPEDIGLTKRLVNAGEILGIRQGCIETIFQGLLSRNS